The Nocardia sp. NBC_01503 sequence CGGTCGGCGCGGGCCGCACGTGGTGCGGCAACAGCGCGAGTGAAGGCAGCACCGCCTCGGGGTTGGGGTCGGAGGTCAGCAGGAGCAGCTCCATGGGGGCCCTCCATCCCATCTGGCATGTGCGTGGCAACCGCTCTGTACGCCACGACCTCATGCTGGTTATCACAGGTATATCGGTTGCTACATTAGCGTGTCCGGACCGACACCCACGCAATCCGGGCAGCTTATCGGGCCTTGGCTATCGGTATTTTCTGCCCTCCGCTTCGCTACGGGCGGGTTCGCGGCCCCGAAGTCCCGGTTCTTCCCTCCCTCCGGCTCCTCCGCTGCGCTCCCCCGCCTCCGGTCAGTCCAGAACCGGGACGGCCGCGAACCATACTGGGGTGCGGACACTATTAAGGTGCAGATATGGCTTTCCGTCGGGTGATCATCGGGCTGCTCTGCTTGGCAGGGCTGGCCGTCGTGCTCGACTTCGGAGCGGCCGCGTATTCCGAGTACCGGGTGTCGCGAATGCTCCGCGACGGGTCGAACCTGAGCGCGGACCCCGAGGTCACCTTTCACGGATTCCCGTTCGTGGCACAGGCATTGAATGACGAATACAAGAATGTGGACATTCGGGCGCGGGCCATGCGACCGGACATTCCGGGCGAGATCATGGTCGAGACCAACCTCCGCGGCGTGCACATGTCGCTGCGCGATCTGATCGACGGCAAGGTGCAGTCGGTACCGGTGGATCAGGTGGAGGCGCGCATGCGCATCGAACCGGTCGAGCTGGGACGCCTGTTCAAGATCCCGGATCTGCAGGTGTTCGGCCCGCCCGCCGATAAATCCGATGGCACCGGCGGCTCCGGCGGTTCGGGTATGACCACGGCCGGGGCGATCATCCTGACCGGCACCATTCCGCTCCCGGACGCCGACGCGCCGGTCGTCCCGGGCACTCGGAGCAGCGGTGAGACGGTCAGCGTGCTGGCCGATCTGCGCCTGGTCGACGATCAGGTGCGGATCACCGCGACCGATATCTACCGCGGGGTGGGCGCGGCGAATCAGGGTGATGTCGCCTCCTCGCCCCCGCCGGTGACACCCGAGAGCGATAAGCCCCGGGTGCTGGCGCTGTTCACCCGCACCATCGACACCCGTGATCTGCCGTTCGGCATTCGCCCCACCAAGGTCGAGGCCAGTGGCGGGCAGATCGTGGTCGAGGGTCGCGGCCGGAACGTCACCATCGATCTGGATCGGTTACAGCAGCCGTGATCACGCTGGGCGTGCTGGCCGTCGCACTCGTCGCCGCCATCGGGATAGGAATCCTGGTGCGCCGCAACGAGGGTCGCGTACGCGAGCTCGCTCCCGCACCGTCGGCCCCCGAGAGCGCCCGCGCGGCGCTGCTCGCCGCGGCCGGAGTGATTCCCGGTCGCCCCACCGTCCTGCACTTCTCCGCGGACTGGTGTGGACCATGCGCGGCGGTGCGCCGGGTGGTGGCGAGCGTGGTCGCCGAGCTGGCCGGTACACCCGCGCCGCCGCTGGATCTGGAGCTCGATATCGATGCGAATCCGGACCTGGCGCGCGAGCTGAATGTGCTCTCGCTACCGACAACTTTCATCCTCGATCCCAATGGGCAGGAAAAATTCCGGATAGCCGGAGTTCCGAAATCTGCCGATTTGCGCAGGTCACTGGCGTCCGTAACCGTCTCCGAGGGCTCCGAGTGACCAGCATTACGGACCCGGGGTCCAATTTCCCCCGAAAATTGGGTAAACTCCCTCTCGTGCAAACCAACCGCGAGCTGATGCTCACCCGACGCCGCACGGTAGACCTGTGCCGCCTCGGTGGTTGTTGCTGCCTGTGCCGCTAGCCGGTCGGCCTTTCGTTTGCCCCATCCCTCGCGCCGACCGGGTGTGTCCCGCTGTTGAGTGATCGTTCCGATCCTCCGGCGGAAATGACCAATAGACCACTTCGCGCAGGAGTACGCACATGTCGAACCCCAATCCCACCAGGCCGCCCGCCGGACAGGTCGATGTTCGCGGCCCGCGTTTCGCGGCCTGGATCACCACCGCCGTCCTGGCTCTCGTACTGATCATCGCCACCTTCTCCATCCCCGCCGCAGCGGTGCTGCTCGCCGCGCAGGCCGTGGTCTTCGCACTCGGCGCGGCCAATGGTCCGCGGCGCAGCCCCTACGGCCTGATCTACGCGAACTTCGTCGCACCCCGCGTCGGACCCGCCCCCGAGGTGGAACCCGTTGCGCCGCTTCGGTTCGCGCAGTTGGTCGGCCTGGCCTTCGCCGTCCTCGGCGTGATCGGCTTCGCCGCCGGGGCCACCGTCGCAGGCGCGATCTTCACCGGTTTCGCGCTGTTCGCGGCCTTCCTGAACGCGGCCTTCGGTATCTGCCTGGGCTGCAAGATCTACCCCCTCGTCTCGCGGTTCAAGACCGCGCCGACCACCCCCACTCCCACCGCCTGACCCGGCACCACCCCGAAAGGAACAACATGGCTCGCTCCGATGTCCTGGTCTCCGCAGACTGGGTCGAAGAGAACCTGAACACCCCCGGCGTCGTCCTCGTAGAGGTCGACGAGGACACCTCGGCTTACGACCTGGGGCACATCGAGGGCGCCGTGCGTCTGGACTGGAAGAAGGATCTCCAGGATCAGGTTCGTCGCGATTTCGTGAACCGCGAGCAGTTCTCCGATCTGCTCTCCACCCGCGGCATCGGCAATGACGACACCGTGGTGCTGTACGGCGGCAACAACAACTGGTTCGCGGCGTACGCGTACTGGTACTTCAAGCTCTACGGCCACCAGGACGTGAAGCTGCTCGACGGTGGCCGCAAGAAGTGGGAGCTCGACGGCCGCCCGCTGGTCAAGGATGTCAAGGTCCGCCCGGCCACCGCGTACAAGGCCAGCGAGCAGGATCTGTCCATCCGCGCCTTCCGCGATGAGGCCATCCAGGCCATCGGCACCAAGAATCTGGTCGACGTGCGCTCGCCCGACGAGTTCTCCGGCAAGATCCTGGCCCCCGCGCACCTGCCGCAGGAGCAGTCGCAGCGTCCCGGCCACATCCCCGGCGCCATCAACGTGCCGTGGTCCAAGGCCGCGAACGAGGACGGCACTTTCAAGTCCGATGCGGACCTCGCCGCCATCTACAAGGAAGCGGGCCTGGACGGCGAGAAGGAGACCATCGCCTACTGCCGGATCGGCGAGCGTTCCTCGCACACCTGGTTCGTGCTGCAGGAGCTGCTGGGCCACAAGAACGTCAAGAACTACGACGGGAGCTGGACCGAGTACGGCTCCCTCGTCGGTGCACCGATCGAGTTGGGAGCGTAATCAGATATGTGTGCAGCACCTACCCAGGGACAGGCCATTCCGGCGGGCGTCGACGTGGAGAAGGAGACGGTCATCACCGGCCGCGTCCTGACCGCTGACGGCCAGACCGTCGGTGGCGCGTTCGTCCGGCTGCTGGACGGCAACGGCGATTTCACCGCCGAGGTCGTGGCCTCGGGCACCGGCGACTTCCGCTTCTTCGCCGCGCCGGGTTCGTGGACCATCCGCGCGCTGTCGGCGTCGGGCAACGGCACCACCGAGATCGCCCCCGAGGGCAACGGCATCCACAATGTGGACGTGACCGTCGCCAAGTAAAAGGCAGACCCGCCTCTCCGCGACTTCGAGCCAGACTCGGGAGCCGCGACAGCCGCGTTGGCCGCTGACGGTCACGCAGTTGTCTGGTTAGCCCGTACCCGGTGAGTTACCCGTAACTCTCGAAATCACGAGTTACGTTGGGCAGGAAGTCGAAAGACCTGAGACGGCCCCGGAATTTCCGGGGCCGTTTTCATGTCTGGCGACCGGGCCGATAGACTCCGAGGCGTGGTGCTTACCTTCGAGATTCTGCTGGTTCTCGTCTCCGTGCTGATCGCCTGGTTCGGTCTGTACGTCCTCTACCGGCTGTTCACCGAGTCGTGAGCGAACCGGCGAGCGAGAACGTCGACAACGGAACATCTGATCAGGCAACGCCGGACGAGCTGACCGCTCGCCGTGGCGGCGACGCTCAGCGTCGCAGCGGTGATCAGGCTGTAGCCGAGGCCGCCGAGCGCGCCAAGGTGACCGGTGCGACGAACATCCCCTCGCTCGACGGCCTACCCCTGCCGATCGATACCGCGAATCTGCGCCTGGGTCCGGACCTGAGCTCCTCCATGCTCGCGCTGCTGCCCCTGGTGGGTGTGTGGCGCGGTGAGGGTGAGGGCAATGATCCCGAGACCGGCGATTACCGCTTCGGTCAGCAGATCATCGTCTCGCATGACGGCGGCGACTATCTCACCTGGGAAGCGCGTTCCTGGGTCATCGACTCCGAGGGCGAGTACGCCGGACCGGACTTGCGCGAGAGCGGTTTCTGGCGGGTCGGTATCGACGGTGACGACGAGGTCCTGGAACTGCTGCTCACGCACTCCTCCGGGATTGTCGAGCTCTTCTACGGCCAGGCGCTGACCCAGTCCTCCTGGGAGCTCGCCACCGATGTGGTGATTCGCAGTCAGTCCGGCATCGTGGTCGGCGGGGCCAAGCGGCTCTACGGCATTGTCGAGGGCGGCGATCTGGGTTACGTCGAGGAGCGCATCGCTCCGGACGGCGCCTTGGAGCCGCGATTGTCGGCTCGTTTGCAGCGCTACGTCGGTTAATTCCCAACGCAATTCGTGATCTCGGGAGCCGAGGGTAACTCCTGGGGTACCCCCAGAACTGGGCGGAGATCCGACCGCCGGTCCGGGAACTGAGTCCCGCCGCGCCCAGCGACCGGCAATAGTCGCGGAGAGGCGGACGAGAACAGCCCCTGAGTCATATCGCGGAGGCAACTCACGCGATCCAGACCGGACAGATCTGGGACTCAGGGGCCGGGTGACTGCCTGGGATTCGCTCAGCGCTCGCGCTACGAGAATCCGTTGCAGCGGAGGCGCCTAGCTGGCAGCCACCTCACGCGTCCTCGAATTACTCATTATTCGAACCACCTCCTTCCTGTGTACAGACGAAACTAGTCGGCCGGACGGGAAGCGGCAACGTATTTTCTCGGTCCGCGAAATCGCAGGTCAGTGCTGGTTTGCCGGAATAAATCGGCGGATCGAGACGGTTGAGTTCGCGGCTACTTCCACGATCGTGTCCGCGCGGTGTTCCGCCGGAAGCTGGTGGGTGACAACCACAACCGTGCGATCCGGTGCGACCGGACCGCTGTCGCGATCGAGGAGTTCGCGCAGCAGCTCCGCGCCCGCTTCGGCCTCGAGGTGCTCGGTGGGTTCGTCCAGGAGCAGCACCTCGGCCGGGGACAGCAGGGCGCGGGCCAGCAGAATGCGGCGGCGCTGCCCACCCGATACCGCGGCCGCTCCCCCGATGAGATCGGTGTCCACGCCGTCCGGCAGTGAATCCAGCCACTCTCCCGCGCCGACCGCCCGCAGGGCGTTCTCGGCTTCGGCGGCGGTGATATCGCCGCGAGCCACCCGCAGGTTCTCCAGCACGGTCGTGCCGAAGATATGCGCATCCTCGGCGAAGAACGTGACCCCGGGGCGCGGGGTATCGAACAGCCCCGCCCAGGCCATCAACAGCGTGGTCTTACCCGCTCCGCTCGGCCCCGTGACGGCGATCCGGTGCCCCTGCGGCAGCGGCGGCAGATCCATTGCCACGGGAGCGTTTTCAGGGCGTTCGAGGCGCAGCAGCCGGTGCAGTGCGGCCCGCCCGGTGGTGAGCGCCTGCGCGGCGGCTGGCAGTACGGCCACCGCCTCGAACGCCGACAGCGGCACCAGCACCAGGACCGCGAAGGCCATGGGGGTGATCCCGCCACCCGGGATGGTTTGAAAACCCTTGGTGGCCAGCGCCGGACCGTCGCCGTACAGGGCGATACCGATGAGCAGCGATCCGAGCACGCTCGCACCGATGGACAAGGGCAGCACCGCCGCCGACCACGCACTGCGCGCGGCGGCACGATCCTCGGCCGCCACCGCCCGCTGCCCCGCCCGCTCGGCGGCCGCGATCGCACCGGAAAGCCTTCCGGCGACCCGCAATTCGGGTGCGTGGTCGAGCACGGTGAGCGCCTCGGCGGTGAACTCGGTCCGATCCGCCCGCACCGCCAACTCCGCCTCCCGTGCCGCCCGAGCGGCGAGCCACGGTGCGACGATCCCGGAAACAGCCAGCGCCACAGCGAGAATCAGCGCCGCCGGAATCGAGATGAAGGCCAGTAGCACCACCGCGAGCACCGACAGAATCACCGCGACCGCGATCGGCACGAACGCCCGCACCACCACCGCCCCGAGATCATCGATATCGCTCCCGACCCGCCCGAGCAGCTCGCCTCGCCGCAGCCGGGTCGGATCGCCTTCGCGCACAGTCACTTCGGCGGCGCCGAGGGCGGCTTCCTCCCCATTGTCTCCCGCCGCCCCCAGGGCAGGCCCACGCCC is a genomic window containing:
- a CDS encoding LmeA family phospholipid-binding protein produces the protein MAFRRVIIGLLCLAGLAVVLDFGAAAYSEYRVSRMLRDGSNLSADPEVTFHGFPFVAQALNDEYKNVDIRARAMRPDIPGEIMVETNLRGVHMSLRDLIDGKVQSVPVDQVEARMRIEPVELGRLFKIPDLQVFGPPADKSDGTGGSGGSGMTTAGAIILTGTIPLPDADAPVVPGTRSSGETVSVLADLRLVDDQVRITATDIYRGVGAANQGDVASSPPPVTPESDKPRVLALFTRTIDTRDLPFGIRPTKVEASGGQIVVEGRGRNVTIDLDRLQQP
- a CDS encoding thioredoxin family protein; this translates as MITLGVLAVALVAAIGIGILVRRNEGRVRELAPAPSAPESARAALLAAAGVIPGRPTVLHFSADWCGPCAAVRRVVASVVAELAGTPAPPLDLELDIDANPDLARELNVLSLPTTFILDPNGQEKFRIAGVPKSADLRRSLASVTVSEGSE
- a CDS encoding DUF4395 domain-containing protein is translated as MSNPNPTRPPAGQVDVRGPRFAAWITTAVLALVLIIATFSIPAAAVLLAAQAVVFALGAANGPRRSPYGLIYANFVAPRVGPAPEVEPVAPLRFAQLVGLAFAVLGVIGFAAGATVAGAIFTGFALFAAFLNAAFGICLGCKIYPLVSRFKTAPTTPTPTA
- a CDS encoding sulfurtransferase, whose product is MARSDVLVSADWVEENLNTPGVVLVEVDEDTSAYDLGHIEGAVRLDWKKDLQDQVRRDFVNREQFSDLLSTRGIGNDDTVVLYGGNNNWFAAYAYWYFKLYGHQDVKLLDGGRKKWELDGRPLVKDVKVRPATAYKASEQDLSIRAFRDEAIQAIGTKNLVDVRSPDEFSGKILAPAHLPQEQSQRPGHIPGAINVPWSKAANEDGTFKSDADLAAIYKEAGLDGEKETIAYCRIGERSSHTWFVLQELLGHKNVKNYDGSWTEYGSLVGAPIELGA
- a CDS encoding DUF1416 domain-containing protein; amino-acid sequence: MCAAPTQGQAIPAGVDVEKETVITGRVLTADGQTVGGAFVRLLDGNGDFTAEVVASGTGDFRFFAAPGSWTIRALSASGNGTTEIAPEGNGIHNVDVTVAK
- a CDS encoding FABP family protein, which gives rise to MSEPASENVDNGTSDQATPDELTARRGGDAQRRSGDQAVAEAAERAKVTGATNIPSLDGLPLPIDTANLRLGPDLSSSMLALLPLVGVWRGEGEGNDPETGDYRFGQQIIVSHDGGDYLTWEARSWVIDSEGEYAGPDLRESGFWRVGIDGDDEVLELLLTHSSGIVELFYGQALTQSSWELATDVVIRSQSGIVVGGAKRLYGIVEGGDLGYVEERIAPDGALEPRLSARLQRYVG
- a CDS encoding ATP-binding cassette domain-containing protein gives rise to the protein MSAVLMDFRRIRDLLELSKGRLALSVVWGVAALGSGLGLAALAAWLIARAWEMPPVLDLSIAVVTVRALGISRGVARYLERLATHDVALRSMSLARTTTYRTLAAADIWRPRRTGEQGRGPALGAAGDNGEEAALGAAEVTVREGDPTRLRRGELLGRVGSDIDDLGAVVVRAFVPIAVAVILSVLAVVLLAFISIPAALILAVALAVSGIVAPWLAARAAREAELAVRADRTEFTAEALTVLDHAPELRVAGRLSGAIAAAERAGQRAVAAEDRAAARSAWSAAVLPLSIGASVLGSLLIGIALYGDGPALATKGFQTIPGGGITPMAFAVLVLVPLSAFEAVAVLPAAAQALTTGRAALHRLLRLERPENAPVAMDLPPLPQGHRIAVTGPSGAGKTTLLMAWAGLFDTPRPGVTFFAEDAHIFGTTVLENLRVARGDITAAEAENALRAVGAGEWLDSLPDGVDTDLIGGAAAVSGGQRRRILLARALLSPAEVLLLDEPTEHLEAEAGAELLRELLDRDSGPVAPDRTVVVVTHQLPAEHRADTIVEVAANSTVSIRRFIPANQH